A window of Castanea sativa cultivar Marrone di Chiusa Pesio chromosome 1, ASM4071231v1 contains these coding sequences:
- the LOC142620112 gene encoding mannose-P-dolichol utilization defect 1 protein homolog 2 has product MEYLGIDFSCALGSLRQGKIPEKDCLLPLISKLLGYCIVAASTTVKLPQILKILKHGSVRGLSVVAFELEVVGYTIALAYCLHQGLPFSAYGELAFLLVQAIILVAIIYYYSQPLGVTTWIRALLYCAVAPTILAGQIDPILFEALYASQHAIFLFARIPQIWANFSNKSTGELSFLTCFMNFAGSIVRVFTSLQEKAPRSVVMGSAIGIATNGTILSQILLYRNARATEEKKKK; this is encoded by the exons atgGAATATCTAGGGATTGATTTTAGTTGTGCATTGGGTTCGCTCCGCCAAGGCAAAATCCCAGAGAAAGACTGCTTGCTGCCTCTCATTTCCAAGCTCCTCGGCTATTGCATCGTCGCTGCCTCCACCACCGTCAAACTCCCCCAG attttgaaaattttgaagcatGGAAGTGTCAGAGGCCTTAGTGTTGTGGCCTTTGAGCTTGAAGTAGTTGGCTACACCATTGCACTAGCGTATTGTCTCCACCAAGGGCTTCCCTTTTCAGCTTATGGGGAGTTGGCATTTCTTTTGGTCCAAG CTATAATTTTGGTTGCCATAATCTACTATTATTCTCAACCTTTGGGTGTCACAACATGGATCAGGGCATTACT ATATTGTGCTGTAGCACCTACCATCTTGGCTGGGCAAATCGATCCCATTCTCTTTGAAGCACTATAT GCATCTCAGCATGCAATTTTTCTCTTTGCCAGGATCCCGCAGATATGGGCAAACTTTTCG AATAAAAGTACAGGCGAGCTCAGCTTCTTGACATGTTTTATGAATTTTGCCGGTTCCATTG TGAGAGTTTTTACCAGTCTCCAGGAAAAAGCACCAAGAAGTG TTGTTATGGGCTCTGCAATTGGTATTGCAACCAATGGTACCATCCTGAGTCAGATACTTTTGTACCGAAATGCTCGTGCCacagaagagaagaaaaagaagtag
- the LOC142605994 gene encoding putative carbohydrate esterase At4g34215, which produces MRNIKTFNVFFSLVFLVFIVLPNPSMMAQEPKFPSSIFLLAGQSNMAGRGVIVPGQATPSSPNILQLGLNHTWFEAHEPLHKEVDEGKRCGIGPGMSFAKTVLAMEPNMGVIGLVPCARGGTGLKQWARGSKLYDNLVQRAHASTKCGGKIKGLLWFQGETDTNSTEDALLYETRLPKFFNDLRDDLHLPDLPIVQVALASGYHSDLITTVRQAQLFLCLKNVRTVDAWGLPLGLDGLHLNTEGAVRLGQMLAHTFLSFRPKHKWVGSRKFGYRISYSTTIYFINKNS; this is translated from the exons ATGAGAAACATCAAAACTTTCAACGTGTTTTTCTCCTTAGTTTTCTTAGTCTTCATAGTCCTCCCTAATCCTTCTATGATGGCCCAAGAACCAAAATTCCCCagtagtatttttcttttagcCGGCCAATCCAACATGGCTGGACGTGGAGTCATCGTGCCTGGTCAAGCTACTCCTAGTAGTCCTAACATTCTTCAACTCGGCTTAAACCACACATGGTTCGAAGCCCATGAGCCTCTGCACAAGGAAGTTGATGAAGGAAAACGTTGTGGGATTGGACCTGGAATGTCTTTTGCCAAAACAGTTCTAGCCATGGAACCCAACATGGGTGTGATTGGTCTGGTGCCTTGTGCCAGAGGAGGGACTGGACTAAAGCAATGGGCTCGTGGGTCTAAGCTTTATGATAACTTGGTACAGAGGGCCCATGCATCCACAAAGTGTGGTGGGAAAATTAAAGGCCTCCTTTGGTTTCAAGGGGAAACTGATACAAATAGCACAGAAGATGCCCTTTTATACGAGACAAGATTGCCCAAGTTTTTCAATGACCTTCGGGATGACTTGCATCTTCCTGATCTGCCAATAGTCCAG GTCGCACTTGCATCAGGGTATCACTCCGATCTTATAACAACTGTAAGACAGGCCCAACtttttttatgtctaaaaaatGTTAGGACTGTTGATGCTTGGGGACTTCCTCTTGGGCTGGATGGACTCCATTTGAATACTGAAGGTGCAGTTCGCTTGGGCCAGATGTTGGCCCatacctttctttctttcagaCCAAAACATAAATGGGTTGGCAGTAGAAAGTTTGGGTACCGAATTTCTTATTCTACgacaatatattttattaataaaaattcataa
- the LOC142606031 gene encoding uncharacterized protein LOC142606031, which produces MESGLPMLNCLLQHTLRSLCSCSDSSNSSKWVYAVFWRILPRNYPPPKWEYGGSALDRSKGNKRNWILVWEDGFCDFCECERTGSGYIKGRFGADVFFKMSHEVYNFGEGLVGKVAADNSHKWVFSDAASDGDPSFISSWNLSIEPQPRAWEFQFNSGIQTIAIISVREGIVQLGSFEKIGEDLNLVISIQRKLSYLQSIPGVFAIQRPYLPIQHPYVLKPSQETSFSFYDKRQLTGMKRLFEEKPEDSPIKSVNLGWNTPQNGIAGPPIWSIPPLLPTMSCSLGALLAKLPSVLPSYNAIEAPDSATLLINNNNNINSANQRVQFDNGGIQITDIKQEEKSISINHNLQLGNGLVGELGSRSLRDGESALNLN; this is translated from the exons ATGGAAAGTGGACTTCCCATGCTTAACTGTCTCTTGCAGCACACACTAAGAAGCCTGTGTTCATGTTCAGATTCTTCCAATTCTTCAAAGTGGGTTTACGCTGTTTTCTGGAGGATACTTCCTCGGAATTACCCTCCACCTAA GTGGGAATATGGAGGGAGTGCTCTTGATCGCTCCAAAGGAAACAAGAGGAACTG gatTCTAGTTTGGGAAGATGGGTTTTGTGATTTCTGTGAATGTGAACGAACTGGGAGTGGTTACATAAAGGGGAGGTTTGGAGCTGATGTCTTCTTCAAAATGTCTCATGAGGTGTACAATTTTGGAGAAGG ATTAGTGGGGAAAGTTGCAGCAGATAATAGTCACAAATGGGTGTTTAGCGACGCTGCTAGTGATGGCGATCCCAGCTTTATCTCCTCATGGAATTTATCCATTGAACCT CAACCAAGAGCATGGGAATTTCAGTTCAATTCAGGCATTCAG ACAATTGCTATCATTTCCGTTAGAGAAGGCATAGTTCAACTGGGCTCATTTGAAAAG ATTGGTGAAGATCTCAATCTGGTGATAAGCATACAGAGGAAGTTAAGCTATCTCCAAAGCATTCCAGGAGTGTTTGCCATTCAAAGGCCATACCTTCCAATTCAACATCCATACGTCCTCAAACCAAGCCAAGAAACATCATTCTCATTCTATGACAAGCGTCAATTAACCGGAATGAAGAGACTTTTCGAAGAAAAACCCGAAGATTCTCCAATAAAGTCTGTCAACTTGGGCTGGAACACCCCACAAAATGGCATTGCAGGACCACCCATTTGGTCAATTCCACCTCTTTTGCCCACCATGTCTTGTAGCCTTGGAGCACTGCTAGCAAAACTACCTTCTGTGTTGCCATCTTATAATGCCATTGAAGCTCCAGACAGTGCAACTCTgctcatcaacaacaacaacaacatcaataGCGCAAACCAGAGAGTTCAGTTTGACAATGGTGGAATTCAGATTACTGATATAAAGcaagaagaaaaatcaatttCCATAAACCATAATTTACAGTTAGGAAATGGGTTGGTGGGGGAGTTGGGATCTAGATCTCTAAGAGATGGAGAAAGTGCATTAAATCTCAATTAA